AATCACCTGACATGGAGTGGCAGCTGCCCCTTCAAGCAGGACTTGTAGTCTCAACACTGCCTCTGTCTCCAGGTCTCCACCTACTTCACTCAATTACCATAACTACATGGCCTTTGAAGATGTTTGAGTCTGAGTTCCTCCACTATGAAATACAAGAATTAGATGATTCTAAGAATTGGATACATGGGAATAATTATGAAGGTAAACTATCTATAAGGAATCACAGTGTGCATTTCCCCCAAAAAGCAACTAATTTTTGGTATATTGCTATGGGTATGAAACTTGTatgtattataagatatttatgagGATATTGACACCATTCACACAGTGGCTCCCTAAAAGAAGATCTAAGgaaattgtgtttatgtgtgtatgtgttcacacatacacacagatatgcacagagtagatactcagtaaatatttcttgaataaagtaaTGAGAAGCTCAAGAGCATTCATCAAAACCCTaagcaataataaatattatgaactgCTGCTGTACACCTCACAGCTTATGAACTCactctacttctcttttttctcttattttccccctgtTGTAGTCCAAGACTGAGAATCTAATTGagatataatgaaaatttattaattaattgtaaATAGAACGGGTTGATCAAGTATCAGTTAGCCTACCTGCATTAGTTTGATGTGGTCTGAGAGTGAATTCATTACTATAGTGAAACCAGAACTTCTTAGTTTGGAGATATGGATTCTGGCCCTGATTCTGCCACTAACTGTAGTTCTTTGAATAAGTCACTTGGCTCTCTGGCCAAAGTTTGATCATCCATAAAATTATATGGTCTTCAGGGCTTCTCTCTGCTTTATGATCTCTCtttatgtgaaaaacaaagacacatcaGAGGTAAGAGCTAGAAACTCAGAGCCAGCAATGTCTAGCAAGGAAAGACCAAGAAGagatttttcccccaataattaaGGCAAGGAAGTCTCCAAACGCATGGGCAACAATCCATGGAGGGACAAGAGTGGAATGTGAACTCATTAGCAGAATGTTGAGTAAAactcagggaggaaaagagagtaaTAGAGAGGGAGTCCAACTGTAGACTaagagaattctaaagaaaaaaaatggaaaaactgctgCTAATTAGGtcatttagaaactgaacaactgaatgtaATTCTTGCTGAAGCAATAAGGAAACAACCATGGGATGCACGATAATAACAAGAATACATGCTAATAGACAAAACTAGGATCCCCCAAGTAACTTAACAAGTCCCATGCAAGCTAGTAGATATCAGGTGGAAAACAGCACTTGAAtttcacacagatttttaaaatgtactgaggAAACATGTAGCAAAGGATCagataatatttgctgaatcaaatTCTGTTATTAAAAACTCTGGTATGCTTCACTATTTAAAAGCTTTAATGTGGAGTCTGCTGGGAGCCCAGCTTtccatcctccccacccactcCACCCACACGGCTGAGGTCACACCGGCCCAGCCTCTTTTGCAACTTTCCCAAGTTTGTGCataaagagagaggaggaaaactcAGAAGGAAGTGACTTGGCCTCAACAAGTTTGCTCCCAAAGCCTTTTTCCTCTGATCTAGCTGAGACTGCTGTTCTAAGAGGAGCCCCCCAGACTCAGAGAAAACCCCCCACCTGCCGTCGGAGGCTGAAAAGGCTCTGGAAGCTTTTCCTGGCTCTTGTCTGTTCCAGCAACACCAGAGATTCTGAAGCCCCTCCATGAATCCTCGGAAGAAGGTGGACCTCAAGCTCATCATCATTGGAGCCCTGGGTGTTGGAAAGACCTCCCTCCTCCACCGATATGTGCATAAGACGTTTTACGAAGACTATCAGACCACACTGGGGGCCAGCATCCTCTCCAAGATTATCATACTGGATGACACAACCTTGAAGCTACAGATCTGGGACACAGGCGGCCAGGAGCGATTCCGCTCCATGGTGTCTACATTCTACAAAGGCTCTGATGGCTGTGTCCTGGCTTTTGATGTCACTGACCTGGAGTCCTTTGAAGCCCTGGAAACCTGGAGGGGTGATGTTCTGGCCAAAACCATTCCAATGCACCAGTCCTACCCCATGGTGGTGCTCGGGAACAAGATCGATCTGGCAGACCGGCAGGTTCCGCAAGAGGTAGCCCAAGGCTGGTGTAAAGAGAAGGATATTCCCTATTTTGAAGTCAGTGCCAAGAATGACATCAACGTGGTACAAGCCTTCGAGATGCTGGCCAGTCGGGCTCTGTCAAGGTATCGAAGCATCTTAGAGAGTTACCTCACAGACTCCATCAAGCTCTCACCGGAAGACCAGCCCAAGAGCAGATGCTGCTGACCGTCCGGACCCCGGCTCTGCGCGCCCACGGACAGAGCTCAGCCCCGCCGGCCGCCCGCGCTCAGACGGCAGCCAGGCTCCTAGGCCGGCAGCAGCCCTCGCCTCCGCGCGGGCTCCAGACCAGCCCCGCCTCGGGCTAAGTGCAGTAGTCAGGGCGGAACGGGGACGTCCCAGAGGAGTCACGGCCAGTCGCTGGCCCCGGCTTTCCTGCCCTGCGCCCTCCCCGGACACCTCCTGCTCTGGAAGGCGCATCCCTGCACGCAGGCGGCTGCGTCCGGAGGCAACGGGCGCCTTCCTCAGCGCGCCCACCGCACCCCACCCCCTTAGAGCCGCCGCACAGCTGTGGACCAGGGTCCCTGCAACCAGGGCCGGGGAGGCGGTCCCCCTCACCCCCTGGCAGCAGCTGTTCAGGCCTGGGACACCGTCTGTCTGTCCCCCCCAGAGCgcagggcagagggaaggcaggaagaCCCCCGGGACCGCGCATGTCTCCTTGCTGGTGCTCAGGCTGCTGCCTCAGCTGGTTGTCTGCCACACGAGGTTGGCACGTGCCCTGCCCACATCCCGTAGCTCCTCAGGACCAGAAGCTCGGCTTCAGTCCCAGGCGCTCTTGTGGAGACACACTTGCCATTCCTTCAACAAGTCCTTTTGTGTATCTACTATGTGTGATGGCTTGAGGTCCAGGGACGCGTGTAACAAAGACCTTGCTCTCCTGGGTCCGACGttctggagagggagggaggcagtaaACCCAGAATTTAACCAGATGTTTTCAATTAGCAGGTAAGCTCTTGAACCAAGCAAGGTAACGGGAGAGAGAAGGACGGAGGGTGGGGTTAGGTGCTGTTTCAGATGTTTCAGACAAAGTAgcccaggagggcttccctggggaagcGACATTGGCCCAAAGGCTGGAGAATGAGAAAAGGGCTGCTGAACTGGAAGAAGAGCGTTCTGAGGACAAGTAGAAGCAAGGGCCAAGGCTCCAGATCAAGGACAAGCTTGTTTTGTTCCAGGGACAGTGAAAAGACACTGATTAACCTGAGAAATCAAAGCTGCTATTCCAGGGACAAGGTGGACCCCCTAACCCCCGGAACACGCCTTGCCTGCcggccaccagagggcagcaaCGCGCCTCCCAGCAGAACAGGAAAGGGCGGCTCCATGGACGCTGGAAGGGCCGCCGTTTTCCTCTGCTGAGATGCTCAGAGCTCATTCTTTGGCTCCGGGCATTTTCAGTCCTTCGAGATTCGCCAGGCAGAAAGATCCCAATTTCTTAAGCCTACTGAGAGATGGGCAAAAACTGCAGCAGCAATGATTCAGGCAAGAAATCAGCATCGGTGATAAATACTGGGAAGCCGGGGAGTCTGTTCCTGCAGACGCTACAACCagaatcttctgtttcttctggtGACAGGCAGCGTTTACAGAGCCCAACCTGAAGGGAGTAGGCGAGATGaccgacccccccccccacccccccccccagggtTTCCACGGCCACATCCGTGCCCACCACAGAAGTCTCCTGTCTACACAGAGGTACCCTTCCCTGACTGTTAGCGTAGGACTTCCAAGCGTCACCTGACACTGAAGATTCGCCCAGaggcagaggaaaggggagaTGAGGGGTCAGCAAGAGTTTGGGGAACCCCTTCTGCCCACCCTGCTATCAAATGAGCGCTGCTTGTCCTGGGCCGCAGGAGCAGGCAGCCCAGCGCACAGCTCTGTCTGCGTCCTTCGTGGGGGCGGCACGCTGCGAGCCATGCAGGCTCTCCTGGGAGGCAGTGGGACTGTGGGCTGGATGCCACAGCTCATGCACTTCAATGGGCGTAGGGACCATTCTAAGAGTGCacaacagataataaatattgtctttcttagtttaaaaaaaaaaaaaaactttaatgtgaaaaattaaaaatttgaaaaatctcagagtgattatttctttttataaaagaattcactgccagtatattttaaacagaaatctttcacccttaaaattaaaaaaaaattgaaacatttccttctacaaaaatctttcattaaCAAAAATGAGGTAGAGCTCAGAATCAATGCTTTATTTAGTCTTACATTCACGTCACCTAATGCAGCATCAGGCACAGATGGACAGTTCAGTAACTTTCAGTGAATGGATTATGTGTGGTtttctactgctgcataacaaaccaccccaatttaatggcttaaaatgactttacctttcacagttCCAAAGGTTGACTAGGCTCAGTGGGAAGTTCTTCTGGTGGTTTCACTTGGATTCTCTCGTGTGCTTGCAGTCAGGTAACAGCTTAGCATGGGTTCATCTGGAGGCTCAACCAGGATACTGGGTTGACatggtctccctccctctccatagTCTCAAGTTTCTTCCTCTCTATGTAGACTCTACATGTGCTCTTTGCAGCAGGGAAACCAGACCTCTTACATGGTGGTGGCTCAGGCATCCCCAAAgtacaaaatcagaaaactgccattgtccattggttaaaacagatcactgggccagcccagattcaacgAGTAGGGGAACCACAGAAGAATATGAACAGGAGGTGTGATTCATTGGGGCATGTTCATAGACTAGCCACCCCAGTTTGCCTTCACTTTGGGCCCTTAACTTCCAAAGAGATAGGAAACAGGTTTAGAGTTATACAGCTACAAACATaggccattttaatgaaaatggaagaatgactcagagccagaacccagaggataaaaccaagagcagagggaaaccattcctaaaaagcaaaactgtaccTTAATCAAGGACTATCCTCTGCCTTGAGTTAGAGAAATTGGGATATGCACCAGGTTGGATTTTAGAATTGCTATAAATCAGGAAATGCTcatgtctcccttttctcctctttttgaacATGGGAGTCTGCTgaagtttttctgtctctttcaccattacatgaaagagatgggttgggggtgggtggataaTCTGCTCTTCTTCACTGGTCTCTGCACCTGAGAAAGTGCATATGAGAAGATGCCTTCGAGCAGTCACATCCATACCGGCACCTGATTTTGCTGACAATATCCTGGAATTTAAACTGATACCATATTTAGGATGAGATTTGCAGAGGTAAGCACATTTTTCATGTAGAAAGGCCATGAATCAGTAAGAGCCAGAGGATGGTACCCCGGTCTCCAAAGATGGCTCCCAATGAACCACATCTCTTTGAATTTACACCATGTGTAGACCCCTCCGTCATTgaagctgggctttcctgggacttgatttaaataacagaatatgGCAGAACTGACACTATACCAGCTAGAGCCTAAGCTTTATAGACCTGGCAGCTTccactttttagttttgaaaaccttGAGTCTTCACATAAGAAGTCTGgctttccttctggaaagatCACATTGACAGAAAACGTAGAGAGGCCACacggagagacagaggaggccaCTTAAAGTGGGAAAGAGGAGCAGCTATCCTGGCATCTCAGCCAAGCCTCCATTTAACTACAACTGCATGACAGAACTCAAGAGTGATCAGCAGAAGAATTGCCCCGATGACCCCAGGCATCCCACAGAATTATGAAAGgtaataaaatcattgttttaagccaccaaggttTTCAGTAGCTTATTAATGCagctatagataaataaaacagtatccaTAAATGAATATGGACAAAGTACCCTATTTAGGGGAGTTACAGTTTCACATACTAACCataaagttcttttctctattcaagaaatatttactaagccccTACATCAGTTAACACATCCTTCTTAtgtataaaagaaagatttaggcttatggaaaaacatctttaattGAAAACTGGAATGTTTAGTTGAAAAAAACTTTCATCTATCATTTGCTCCAGCATCCTCAGGCCTCAGGGGAGATAATTTCGATACATTAGCAACAGGAAACTATTGCAAACTCTTGGGGGAACAGTGACATGATGGAAATGGTATTTGGAAAGGTTCATTTGGCAGTAGAAAACAGGGTTAGTGGCAGGGTTAGTGAGGCACAATCTTAGATGCAAGTTGATCTGGATTGAAACCAGggtaaatggaagaggaaagaacttgattacagatcttgaaattttgttgaaagagtaaaagagaacATGTCCAAGATTACAGAAGCTGGGAGAATAATGGTGACAACAACAACTAAAGGAAGAATGTGGGACACTTGGAAAAAGAGTCTTGAATGGGAAGAACAGATCTGTACAGATTTGGATTTAATCATTTGGATAAGAGGAAAATTGAACAGAGCTATCTGATAGGCAGCTGGTATTTcgttaacttaaaaacaaaaacaaacaagcaaaaagactaGGGCAGCAAACTACAGGTGAGAGAAAGGATAAGGATTCAGGAGATGATGATCTGCTTCTATGCTTACACCCTTGGATTCAACATGGCTTTGCCACACCAGCCAGTGAACCATGTGGTCTAGGCCACAATGTCTAGATCTGAGACCTGGAATTCTGCAGACCTATCCAGTCATCCTGCTTCTAATGAAGATCCTAATGCATGTGGGAGgatccaggaaatagtggagggcTGAGTGCTAGCAAGGAGCAGATATCAAAGACCAAATCTCTGTGGAGCAGCCAGTGGCTAAGCTAgcaaaatttgaacacagagcaTATCATTTTCTGATTTCTCCCTCAAATTATCTTCAAAGTGGTACAATTTCATTACTGATTGTCTTGGACGGAATGTTTGTGTCCCacctcaaatttatttctcaaagccCTAACCCTAAGGTATAGCATCAGGAGGTAGGGCTTTGGGGATGTGATTAAATTTAGATGATTTCATAAAGGTGGAGCCCCCATGGTGggactagtgcccttataagaagaggagtagACAGCAGAGTTTCCTTTctctaccatgtgaggatacagcaacAAGACAGCCATTTGCAATCCAAGAAGAGAGCCCTTACCAAGAACCAAACTGGCCAGCATCTTCACCCTGGACttaccagcctccagaactgtgagaaacaaatgtctgttgtttaagccagccaGCATGTGGTATGTTTTACAGCAGCCCATGCTGACTAAAACACTTTACCCTTTAAGTAGATACTATATTCTATATGGAAGTGAATTTGGTGAGCTTCCAATAAGTTCATAATAGTTtagcataaatggaaaagaattgacagtcccttgaactgcaaggagaccaacccagtcaatccgaaaagaaatcaaccctgaatactcactggaaggactgatgttgaagctgaagctccaaaacttcaggcacctgatgtgcagagccaactcactggaaaagaccctgatgctgggaaagactgagggcaggaggagaagagggtgacggaggatgagactgttggatggcatcatcgactcaatgggcatgagtttgagcaaactcctggagatagtgaaagacaggaagcctgacatgctgctgtccatggggccacaaagagttggacatgacttagcaactgaaaaacaacaaaagctcccTTTGGGATCACTTTGTGTCTCCAATACCTGTGGTACTAGATATTCTTGCATTTAAgctgtaaagc
The DNA window shown above is from Cervus elaphus chromosome 6, mCerEla1.1, whole genome shotgun sequence and carries:
- the LOC122696202 gene encoding ras-related protein Rab-7b-like → MNPRKKVDLKLIIIGALGVGKTSLLHRYVHKTFYEDYQTTLGASILSKIIILDDTTLKLQIWDTGGQERFRSMVSTFYKGSDGCVLAFDVTDLESFEALETWRGDVLAKTIPMHQSYPMVVLGNKIDLADRQVPQEVAQGWCKEKDIPYFEVSAKNDINVVQAFEMLASRALSRYRSILESYLTDSIKLSPEDQPKSRCC